Proteins encoded by one window of Epinephelus moara isolate mb chromosome 18, YSFRI_EMoa_1.0, whole genome shotgun sequence:
- the fzd2 gene encoding frizzled-2, producing MSFCKTWCVTLLLPLLISGQYQGDNGIVVPEHGFCQPISIPLCTDIAYNQTIMPNLVGHYNQEDAGLEVHQFYPLVKVQCSPELKFFLCSMYAPVCTVLEKAIPPCRSICERAKQGCEALMNKFGFQWPDRLRCENFPVLGDGQICVGQNDSSAATVPPIIPHGTEDLSMVPTQGRFFRCPSVLKVPPYLNYKFLEEKDCAAPCEPHRRGGNLFFTEKEIHFSRIWILVWSVLCCASTLFTVTTYLVDMQRFRYPERPIIFLSGCYTMVSIAYIAGYFLGDKVVCNDSFTPDSYKTIVQGTKKEGCTILFMMLYFFSMASSIWWVILSLTWFLAAGMKWGHEAIEANSQYFHLAAWAVPAVKTISILAIGQIEGDVLSGVCYVSLSSLDPLRGFVLAPLFIYLFIGTSFLLAGFVSLFRIRTIMKHDGTKTEKLERLMVRIGVFSVLYTVPATIVIACVFYEQAFRPHWERSWVSHNCMGMAIPCPQHTVPRMTPDFTVYMIKYLMTLIVGITSGFWIWSGKTLHSWHKFYTRLTNGKHGETTV from the coding sequence ATGAGTTTTTGCAAGACCTGGTGTGTTACActcctgctgcctctgctgatATCAGGCCAGTATCAAGGGGACAACGGGATAGTTGTCCCGGAGCATGGATTTTGTCAGCCAATTTCAATCCCTCTGTGCACGGACATAGCCTACAACCAAACCATCATGCCAAACTTAGTGGGCCATTACAACCAGGAGGACGCAGGGCTCGAGGTGCACCAGTTCTACCCACTTGTAAAGGTACAGTGCTCTCCGGAGCTGAAATTTTTCCTGTGCTCCATGTATGCGCCTGTGTGCACAGTGTTGGAGAAGGCCATTCCTCCCTGCAGGTCAATCTGTGAGAGAGCCAAGCAGGGCTGCGAGGCACTCATGAACAAGTTCGGCTTTCAGTGGCCGGACCGCCTGCGCTGCGAGAACTTCCCTGTGCTGGGAGACGGACAGATCTGTGTGGGCCAAAACGACTCCTCCGCCGCCACCGTCCCACCCATCATACCTCATGGGACCGAGGACCTCTCTATGGTCCCCACACAGGGCAGGTTTTTCCGCTGCCCGTCTGTTCTGAAAGTACCACCATATCTGAATTATAAGTTCCTAGAGGAGAAGGACTGTGCAGCTCCCTGTGAGCCCCATAGGAGGGGTGGGAActtgttttttactgaaaaaGAGATTCATTTCTCCCGTATATGGATTCTGGTCTGGTCTGTGCTTTGTTGTGCATCTACATTATTCACAGTGACCACCTATTTAGTTGACATGCAGCGGTTCAGATACCCTGAGCGACCCATCATCTTCCTGTCCGGCTGCTACACTATGGTCTCCATCGCCTACATAGCTGGCTACTTCCTGGGAGACAAAGTGGTGTGCAATGACAGCTTCACTCCAGATAGCTACAAAACCATCGTCCAAGGCACCAAAAAGGAAGGTTGCACCATCCTCTTCATGATGCTCTACTTCTTCAGCATGGCCAGCTCCATCTGGTGGGTCATCCTGTCTCTCACCTGGTTCCTGGCAGCGGGTATGAAGTGGGGTCATGAGGCTATTGAGGCCAACTCGCAGTACTTTCACCTGGCAGCCTGGGCAGTGCCAGCCGTCAAGACCATCAGCATCCTGGCCATCGGGCAGATTGAGGGTGATGTGCTCAGTGGCGTCTGCTACGTCAGCCTCAGCAGCCTGGACCCTCTGCGAGGCTTTGTGTTGGCCCCTCTCTTCATTTACCTCTTCATCGGTACCTCTTTCTTGCTGGCCGGCTTTGTGTCGCTTTTCCGAATCCGCACCATCATGAAGCACGATGGCACCAAGACGGAGAAGCTGGAGCGGCTGATGGTGAGGATCGGGGTGTTCAGCGTGCTCTACACAGTCCCTGCCACCATTGTTATTGCCTGCGTCTTCTACGAGCAGGCCTTCCGCCCCCACTGGGAGCGCAGCTGGGTCAGCCATAACTGCATGGGCATGGCCATCCCCTGCCCCCAGCACACTGTGCCCCGTATGACTCCAGACTTCACTGTCTACATGATCAAATACCTGATGACACTGATAGTGGGTATCACTTCTGGTTTCTGGATCTGGTCTGGAAAGACTCTACACTCCTGGCACAAGTTTTACACAAGACTGACAAATGGCAAACACGGAGAGACCACTGTGTAG
- the moto gene encoding meiosis-specific coiled-coil domain-containing protein MEIOC, protein MERGIRSSSREHRMALDGHQSMFANSLFPSYQHQASAHTGGGSNGSMALPSVAVPSVSIQEQDTAAYVPWSNNAHDDPYGLISYAKSSIESRKPTDNTDCDGETDLQGLVSNILDEADSRDSYYSEGGLPTCNPIWSPKTLKEELPQYFQSEAKMQHNLTFPPNYETCEAFNNAHRQSKDKDVEEFYQQSRGLSANQQWLFNLPNGDQDSYTLGPQKLPPGLPIPKTGNAYLSQIQQSKFDNMPPEKDRGNIQHMNSFPDFSNVFRSQNEMNSPCLNPYENQYTQSSAKPISNKQYGPQDINQLVSSFQSFMAGELDSLCRGDFPNIHRQTVGMNHEDSMVEQWKITSPAMSTQSTPAMQTQKRLVGDFGTAQMEINGGVRKQTCKHDAFQDPPGFSPQNTEYFQPSKPFSASLNLPNQYHSSMAMHKEKTSLPINMSMNQYTEHHIQQGLAQSKLKPQMQREKKGVHMSGFVEGFFSRPTTNTNMRRGDKKQALSQNPYFDHLGSVQSQRFFGENSMATVGNTQQLIPFMYTVNDPRGYSSVPINSSDFSSRSTLSYGSVVPSIGVGDMMSAKESGASSSCVSDMMTCRRESTYHDMASASADSMVMNQGGIVIQLYFYLDECFEQWRTLKSERKRIEDILTKTFSGRRTTAVANTNIPKTPPNPTRVDHLIVNQRREQARVAGLLDRMERLCNTPLHMNIHTALSRHHMALCITQARRKEEIASMSRHQRQRAHFTEDRDTLLLVIALKDLAATTRKLCTALWCALQMTLPKPVKKQDHHVTREATHTQRGSSPFEGYSFKI, encoded by the exons ATGGAGAGAGGAATCAGATCAAGTTCAAGGGAGCACAGAATGGCTCTTGACGGCCATCAGAGCATGTTTGCAAATTCACTCTTTCCCTCATACCAGCATCAG GCTAGTGCACATACAGGTGGTGGGAGCAATGGTAGCATGGCATTGCCCTCGGTTGCTGTCCCCAGTGTCTCAATACAGGAACAGGACACAGCAGCCTACGTACCCTGGTCTAACAATGCTCATGATGATCCCTATGGCCTTATCAGCTATGCAAAGAGCAGCATTGAAAGCAG GAAACCCACTGATAATACTGACTGTGACGGGGAGACTGATCTACAGGGTCTGGTGTCGAATATTTTGGATGAAGCTGATTCACGGGACAGCTACTACAGTGAAGG GGGCCTACCTACATGTAATCCGATCTGGTCTCCAAAGACATTGAAAGAAGAACTGCCACAGTATTTTCAGTCAGAGGCGAAAATGCAACATAATCTTACCTTTCCTCCAAACTATGAAACCTGTGAGGCTTTTAATAATGCACACAGACAGTCCAAGGACAAAGATGTTGAGGAGTTTTATCAACAGTCCAGGGGCCTTTCTGCCAATCAACAATGGCTTTTTAATTTGCCTAATGGTGACCAAGACAGCTACACCCTCGGTCCTCAGAAACTGCCACCAGGTCTACCAATACCCAAGACGGGAAATGCTTACTTGTCACAGATACAACAAAGCAAATTTGACAACATGCCAcctgagaaagacagagggaatATTCAGCATATGAATAGTTTCCCTGACTTCAGTAATGTATTTAGAtctcaaaatgaaatgaacagcCCATGCTTAAATCCCTATGAAAACCAGTACACCCAGAGCAGTGCAAAGCCTATCAGTAACAAGCAGTATGGGCCACAGGACATTAACCAACTGGTCAGCAGTTTTCAGTCGTTCATGGCTGGTGAGCTTGATAGCTTATGTCGTGGAGACTTTCCAAACATTCACAGGCAGACAGTGGGCATGAACCATGAAGACAGCATGGTTGAACAATGGAAAATCACCAGTCCTGCAATGTCAACACAAAGTACTCCTGCGATGCAGACACAAAAACGGCTGGTGGGAGATTTTGGGACAGCGCAGATGGAAATAAATGGAGGAGTGAGgaaacaaacatgtaaacatgatgCCTTTCAAGATCCACCTGGTTTCAGCCCACAGAACACAGAGTACTTCCAGCCGTCCAAGCCATTCTCTGCATCTTTAAACCTCCCCAACCAATACCACAGCAGCATGGCCATGCACAAAGAGAAGACTTCACTCCCCATTAACATGAGCATGAACCAGTATACAGAGCATCACATCCAACAGGGCCTTGCACAGAGCAAGCTCAAGCCACAGATGCAGAGGGAAAAGAAGGGGGTGCATATGTCTGGCTTTGTAGAAGGCTTCTTTTCAAGACCCACTACCAACACTAACATGAGAAGAGGGGATAAGAAACAGGCTCTCTCACAAAACCCGTACTTTGACCATCTGGGGAGTGTGCAGTCTCAGAGATTTTTTGGGGAAAACAGCATGGCCACTGTAGGGAATACACAGCAGCTCATACCTTTCATGTATACTGTGAATGACCCCAGAGGGTACTCCAGCGTGCCCATCAACTCCTCAGATTTCAGCTCTAGATCCACACTGTCCTATGGAAGTGTTGTTCCTAGCATAGGTGTGGGTGATATGATGTCAGCCAAAGAGTCTGGAGCTTCTAGCTCCTGTGTCAGTGACATGATGACCTGCAGAAGAGAGAGCACTTATCATGACATGGCCTCAGCCAGTGCAGATTCAATGGTGATGAATCAAGGAGGAATTGTGATCCAGCTTTACTTCTACCTGGATGAGTGTTTCGAGCAGTGGAGGACTTTGAAGAGTGAGAGGAAGAGG ATAGAGGACATCCTTACCAAGACATTTTCTGGAAGAAGGACTACAGCAGTGGCCAACACTAACATAcccaaaactccacctaatccCACAAGAGTCGACCACCTCATTGTTAATCAGAGGAGAGAACAAGCAAGG GTGGCAGGCCTCCTGGATAGAATGGAGCGTCTGTGCAACACTCCCCTCCATATgaatattcacacagcactgagCAGGCATCATATGGCTCTTTGCATCACCCAGGCAAGACGCAAGGAGGAGATTGCCAGCATGTCCAGACACCAGCGGCAGAGAGCTCATTTCACAGAGGACAGAG ACACCCTGCTGTTGGTCATTGCACTGAAGGATCTCGCGGCCACTACCAGGAAGCTCTGCACAGCCCTGTGGTGTGCTCTCCAGATGACACTTCCGAAACCTGTCAAGAAGCAGGACCACCATGTTACCAGggaggctacacacacacagaggggctcctcTCCATTTGAGGGATATTCTTTTAAGATATGA
- the ccdc43 gene encoding coiled-coil domain-containing protein 43, with protein MAAPVTDAGEFESWLNDRLDSLEVDREVYGAYILGVLQEEESDEEKEDALQGILSAFLDEDSVEDVCKQIIKQWTEWRNRSAAKTDADDAEVQAIASMIEKQAQIVVKQKEVSEESKKRKEALLAQYANVTDEEDEAEEEEPPSGINPTGNDKSLFKNTNVEEVLNRQKQKREQAREDAQKKKEGDKMQREKDKLAKQDRKEKEKRRTQKGERKR; from the exons ATGGCTGCGCCCGTGACAGACGCCGGGGAGTTTGAAAGCTGGCTAAATGATCGGCTAGACTCGTTGGAAGTGGACCGTGAGGTGTATGGGGCGTACATTTTAGGGGTGCTGCAAGAAGAGGAGAGTGACGAGGAAAAAGAAGATGCGCTTCAAGGGATTTTATCCGCATTTCTG GATGAGGACAGCGTGGAAGACGTCTGCAAACAGATCATCAAGCAGTGGACAGAGTGGCGCAACAGATCAGCAGCCAAAACTGATGCTGACGATG CTGAGGTCCAGGCAATCGCCAGTATGATAGAGAAACAAGCTCAGATTGTGGTGAAGCAGAAGGAGGTGTCTGAGGAGTCGAAGAAGAGGAAAGAAGCCCTCCTCGCTCAATACGCTAATGTAACAGATGAGGAAga TGAAGCTGAAGAAGAGGAGCCACCAAGTGGAATTAACCCCACAGGAAATGATAAAT CCCTGTTTAAGAACACCAACGTGGAAGAGGTGCTGAACAGACAAAAGCAGAAGCGGGAGCAGGCCCGTGAAGACgctcagaagaagaaggaagggGACAAGATGCAGCGGGAGAAGGACAAACTAGCCAAACAAGAcaggaaagagaaggagaagagacGCACACAGAAAGGCGAACgcaaaagataa